The Primulina eburnea isolate SZY01 chromosome 8, ASM2296580v1, whole genome shotgun sequence genome contains a region encoding:
- the LOC140839512 gene encoding uncharacterized protein isoform X1, which translates to MVEMAARRKCRIWWPENFSSRAPSNFSYLFGWFISSSEASIDIVVAFACDEPLTLSSSIAPRSDVQEFLRVTNENMPAFLQNKCKFSLLGSYVAEHSVNGQSAVSGNDKKTCKNSATNRQCLTRSPNACTNNSGSLRCGCHKLDGLSEQVGLAALENMWIKFVCGLTETVGQRIRAIPKIDHLHWNGEIVFQSDIHVIIYEVPTFNDHHYCLDLRGSFNSCTTPCKKPKWFDELHQKDSHLNLDAVIMAMNTASAAQMMLSRCLNAESDIRFRFVYMIKMFIWKAFSISVASLSTVIYMFLQYAHILFGCMSHTFMYSILGKVFCNTRQIILLRSCQLLYWPFFLQDHGKRSQTCVEFAEKAALHMHFMWSNIVVDVFLGNVFGILLWYLAEPCCLWFSSCAHDITNHCLSTSVWLMGNPAGFKLNTELAGVLGMISLNGIQIWSTLWVFMSFLFINFLKGLAICGIFLGLTTAAALIIDTISIATIHVLAFHLFLSLLYSCQIQTVAALWRLFRGRKWNPLRQRLDSYDYTVEQHVVGSLLFTPILLLLPTTSAFYIFFSSLHTAVSFICLVIGMTISIIHATPYSKIFIWLKTKKRFPSGIWFEVASCKCIESGAVNDGDKSTRKLHNTACAGGKSTILVLFLRSNYLNLGEVVLPHYRHFYGAFSKSSVISSAYSLLTGTSTRSSNVMDVPSKLPWMVIPWKEYWHLCHDSVYACRPSSCKPYS; encoded by the exons ATGGTGGAAATGGCGGCAAGAAGAAAGTGCAGGATTTGGTGGCCGGAGAATTTTTCCTCCCGTGCGCCGTCTAATTTCAGTTACCTTTTCGGTTGGTTCATTTCTTCTTCGGAAGCCTCTATCGATATCGTAGTTGCTTTCGCCTGCGACGAGCCTTTGACACTTTCTTCCTCAATTGCCCCACGATCAGATGTCCAG GAATTCCTTCGGGTGACAAATGAGAATATGCCTGcatttcttcaaaacaaatgcAAATTTTCTCTGCTAGGGTCTTATGTAGCAGAGCATAGTGTCAATGGACAGTCGGCTGTGTCTGGAAATGATAAAAAGACTTGCAAGAATTCGGCTACCAATAGACAATGTTTGACACGAAGCCCAAATGCTTGTACGAATAATTCCGGAAGTTTAAGATGTGGATGCCACAAGCTCGATGGGTTATCAGAACAAGTTGGACTTGCGGCTCTAGAAAACATGTGGATCAAGTTTGTCTGTGGTCTAACAGAAACTGTTGGACAAAGAATTCGAGCCATACCCAAAATTGATCACTTACATTGGAATGGAGAAATAGTGTTCCAGTCGGATATCCAC GTCATAATTTATGAAGTTCCCACTTTTAATGATCACCATTATTGCCTGGACCTCCGGGGTTCATTCAACTCGTGCACAACTCCATGCAAGAAACCCAAATGGTTTGACGAGCTTCACCAGAAAGATTCACATCTTAACTTG GATGCTGTCATTATGGCGATGAATACTGCTAGTGCTGCTCAAATGATGCTTAGTAGATGTCTTAATGCCGAGTCCGATATTCGATTCCGATTTGTTTACAT GATCAAAATGTTCATTTGGAAAGCATTTTCAATATCTGTTGCTTCCCTTTCAACAGTCATATATATGTTTCTTCAATACGCACATATTCTTTTTGGTTGCATGTCTCACACATTCATGTATAGCATACTGGGAAAAGTATTTTGCAATACTAGGCAAATCATCCTACTCCGCAGCtgtcagttattgtattggccTTTCTTTCTACAAGATCATGGTAAAAG GTCTCAGACATGTGTTGAGTTTGCGGAGAAAGCTGCACTCCACATGCACTTCATGTGGTCAAATATTGTGGTTGATGTGTTTCTTGGGAATGTTTTTGGCATTTTGCTTTGGTATCTGGCAGAACCTTGTTGCTTATGGTTTTCAAGCTGTGCTCATGACATTACAAATCATTGCTTAAGTACTAGCGTATGGCTGATGGGAAATCCAGCAGGTTTTAAGTTGAATACTGAGCTGGCAGGAGTTCTTGGAATGATTTCTCTAAATGGCATTCAAATTTGGTCGACTCTTTgggtgtttatgagttttctcTTCATCAACTTTCTGAAAGGACTTGCTATATGTGGGATTTTTTTGGGTTTAACAACAGCCGCAGCTCTAATAATTGATACAATTTCCATAGCCACAATTCATGTTTTGGCATTTCATTTATTTCTGTCACTTCTCTATTCATGTCAGATACAGACTGTGGCAGCATTATGGCGACTCTTCAG GGGTAGGAAGTGGAATCCTCTACGTCAAAGATTAGATAGCTACGACTATACTGTGGAGCAACATGTAGTTGGTTCTCTACTCTTCACCCCAATTTTACTTCTATTGCCAACCACGTCTGCATTCTACATTTTCTTCAGCAGTTTGCACACAGCTGTGAGCTTTATCTGCTTAGTCATCGGGATGACCATATCCATCATTCATGCTACTCCATATTCTAAAATTTTCATTTGGCTAAAGACTAAGAAGAGATTTCCATCAGGGATATGGTTTGAAGTGGCATCGTGCAAATGTATTGAGAGTGGAGCTGTCAATGATGGTGACAAATCCACTCGGAAACTGCATAACACAGCTTGTGCTGGTGGTAAATCCACCATTTTGGTTTTATTTCTTCGGagcaactacttgaatttag GAGAAGTGGTCTTGCCACACTACAGGCACTTCTATGGAGCATTTTCCAAGTCGTCCGTAATTTCATCAGCTTATAGTCTTCTAACTGGAACAAG CACTCGATCCTCTAATGTGATGGACGTCCCTTCGAAATTGCCATGGATGGTAATCCCCTGGAAAGAATATTGGCACCTTTGCCACGATTCCGTCTACGCATGCAGGCCAAGTTCATGTAAACCTTATTCATAA
- the LOC140839512 gene encoding uncharacterized protein isoform X2 — translation MWIKFVCGLTETVGQRIRAIPKIDHLHWNGEIVFQSDIHVIIYEVPTFNDHHYCLDLRGSFNSCTTPCKKPKWFDELHQKDSHLNLDAVIMAMNTASAAQMMLSRCLNAESDIRFRFVYMIKMFIWKAFSISVASLSTVIYMFLQYAHILFGCMSHTFMYSILGKVFCNTRQIILLRSCQLLYWPFFLQDHGKRSQTCVEFAEKAALHMHFMWSNIVVDVFLGNVFGILLWYLAEPCCLWFSSCAHDITNHCLSTSVWLMGNPAGFKLNTELAGVLGMISLNGIQIWSTLWVFMSFLFINFLKGLAICGIFLGLTTAAALIIDTISIATIHVLAFHLFLSLLYSCQIQTVAALWRLFRGRKWNPLRQRLDSYDYTVEQHVVGSLLFTPILLLLPTTSAFYIFFSSLHTAVSFICLVIGMTISIIHATPYSKIFIWLKTKKRFPSGIWFEVASCKCIESGAVNDGDKSTRKLHNTACAGGKSTILVLFLRSNYLNLGEVVLPHYRHFYGAFSKSSVISSAYSLLTGTSTRSSNVMDVPSKLPWMVIPWKEYWHLCHDSVYACRPSSCKPYS, via the exons ATGTGGATCAAGTTTGTCTGTGGTCTAACAGAAACTGTTGGACAAAGAATTCGAGCCATACCCAAAATTGATCACTTACATTGGAATGGAGAAATAGTGTTCCAGTCGGATATCCAC GTCATAATTTATGAAGTTCCCACTTTTAATGATCACCATTATTGCCTGGACCTCCGGGGTTCATTCAACTCGTGCACAACTCCATGCAAGAAACCCAAATGGTTTGACGAGCTTCACCAGAAAGATTCACATCTTAACTTG GATGCTGTCATTATGGCGATGAATACTGCTAGTGCTGCTCAAATGATGCTTAGTAGATGTCTTAATGCCGAGTCCGATATTCGATTCCGATTTGTTTACAT GATCAAAATGTTCATTTGGAAAGCATTTTCAATATCTGTTGCTTCCCTTTCAACAGTCATATATATGTTTCTTCAATACGCACATATTCTTTTTGGTTGCATGTCTCACACATTCATGTATAGCATACTGGGAAAAGTATTTTGCAATACTAGGCAAATCATCCTACTCCGCAGCtgtcagttattgtattggccTTTCTTTCTACAAGATCATGGTAAAAG GTCTCAGACATGTGTTGAGTTTGCGGAGAAAGCTGCACTCCACATGCACTTCATGTGGTCAAATATTGTGGTTGATGTGTTTCTTGGGAATGTTTTTGGCATTTTGCTTTGGTATCTGGCAGAACCTTGTTGCTTATGGTTTTCAAGCTGTGCTCATGACATTACAAATCATTGCTTAAGTACTAGCGTATGGCTGATGGGAAATCCAGCAGGTTTTAAGTTGAATACTGAGCTGGCAGGAGTTCTTGGAATGATTTCTCTAAATGGCATTCAAATTTGGTCGACTCTTTgggtgtttatgagttttctcTTCATCAACTTTCTGAAAGGACTTGCTATATGTGGGATTTTTTTGGGTTTAACAACAGCCGCAGCTCTAATAATTGATACAATTTCCATAGCCACAATTCATGTTTTGGCATTTCATTTATTTCTGTCACTTCTCTATTCATGTCAGATACAGACTGTGGCAGCATTATGGCGACTCTTCAG GGGTAGGAAGTGGAATCCTCTACGTCAAAGATTAGATAGCTACGACTATACTGTGGAGCAACATGTAGTTGGTTCTCTACTCTTCACCCCAATTTTACTTCTATTGCCAACCACGTCTGCATTCTACATTTTCTTCAGCAGTTTGCACACAGCTGTGAGCTTTATCTGCTTAGTCATCGGGATGACCATATCCATCATTCATGCTACTCCATATTCTAAAATTTTCATTTGGCTAAAGACTAAGAAGAGATTTCCATCAGGGATATGGTTTGAAGTGGCATCGTGCAAATGTATTGAGAGTGGAGCTGTCAATGATGGTGACAAATCCACTCGGAAACTGCATAACACAGCTTGTGCTGGTGGTAAATCCACCATTTTGGTTTTATTTCTTCGGagcaactacttgaatttag GAGAAGTGGTCTTGCCACACTACAGGCACTTCTATGGAGCATTTTCCAAGTCGTCCGTAATTTCATCAGCTTATAGTCTTCTAACTGGAACAAG CACTCGATCCTCTAATGTGATGGACGTCCCTTCGAAATTGCCATGGATGGTAATCCCCTGGAAAGAATATTGGCACCTTTGCCACGATTCCGTCTACGCATGCAGGCCAAGTTCATGTAAACCTTATTCATAA
- the LOC140839511 gene encoding uncharacterized protein: protein MASVNSSTTTIDMFDPLHISPSDATGAHMITEQLIGTENYGIWSRAMIIALRAKNKLVFVDGSCQRPENESGQLMQWERCNTIVLSWIMNTVSKEIFAGIVYSTDAHIVWEDLRERFDRVNGSRIFALHREIGKLVQGNNPISVYYSKLKQLWDEFASLVILPICSCDSAKKYAEIDQQKKLLQFLLGLNDSYAAIRS from the coding sequence ATGGCGTCTGTAAATTCTTCGACAACCACAATTGATATGTTTGATCCACTCCACATTTCTCCTTCCGACGCTACGGGAGCTCATATGATTACGGAGCAGCTAATTGGAACAGAGAACTATGGAATATGGAGTCGAGCAATGATCATAGCATTGCGAGCTAAAAACAAGCTGGTATTTGTCGATGGAAGTTGCCAAAGACCTGAGAATGAATCTGGTCAGTTGATGCAATGGGAGAGATGCAACACGATTGTTCTCTCGTGGATCATGAATACGGTTTCCAAAGAGATCTTTGCAGGTATTGTTTATTCCACTGATGCTCATATTGTTTGGGAAGATCTGAGGGAGAGATTTGACAGGGTGAATGGATCTAGAATATTTGCATTGCATCGTGAAATCGGAAAACTTGTTCAAGGAAACAATCCAATTTCTGTATATTACTCGAAGCTTAAACAGTTGTGGGATGAATTTGCCTCGTTGGTAATTTTACCGATATGTTCATGTGATTCGGCGAAGAAATATGCTGAAATTGATCAACAGAAAAAATTGCTTCAGTTCTTATTGGGGTTAAACGATAGCTATGCTGCTATTCGTAGTTAG